The genome window GTTAATGACGGTAGCCGGGACAACAGCCTTGAACTGCTGCTCCCGTTGCAGGCCGAGTTCGATTTCGTCAAGATCATCGATCTGTCCAGGAATTTCGGCCAGCACATCGCCATCGCTTGCGGATTTCGCGAGGCCGTGGGCGATGTCATCATTCGAATGAATGTCGACATGCAGGATCATCCGGACCAAATTCCAACATTGCTCGAGCATATGGCGGCGACGAAGGCGGACATCGTGATCGGACAGTACGAACAACGCGAAAGCCCGCTGGTCAATCGCATCACCGCTCGGCTCTATTATAGTTTTTTTCGAATCATGACCGGTCTCGATTCGCCGCAGAACACGTCTCCCCTGCGTGTGCTGAGCCGCCGATACGTCAATGCTTACAATTGCCTGACAGAAAAAACGCGGTTTCCTCAAGGTCTTGACCAGTGGCTGGGCTTCTCGCCACGTTACACGCGCATCGCCCACCGGGAGCGACTGAAGGGCAGGTCGTCCTATAATTTCTGGTCGCGGCTGCGGCTGGGGCTTGATGGGCTGCTGTATTTTTCCGAGCGCCCACTGATCATCATGATGTCGCTGGGGCTGCTCCTTAGTGCATTTGGTGCAATGATGGGCGTGTTGCTTGTGATGATGCGCTTGTTTTTGACCAGCATCGAACCCGGATTCACGTCACTTGCTGCGATCGGCCTGTTTGCTTTTGGTGTCCAGCTGATTTGCTTGGGGGTTGTCGGCTTTTACGTTGGGAAAATATTCAAGGAAGTTCAAAATCGTCCGCTCTACATTATCAAGGACAGATTTTGGAGCTAGAAATATCAGCTGCTTATCCAAAAATCAGAGATAGACCATGTCGCACGAATCCACCTCTATCAGCTATTCACCTTCCACCAGCATCGATGCCAGGCACAAGATATTCGAGTTGCAGAAGACCTATCCTGCAACGCCGGAGGAAAAAGAGCGTTCGCCCGGTCTTTTCCTGCGTGGTTCATTGCTGGCGCGCATTCTGGCGATCCGGGATATTTATGTACAGATTGTCGATATTCCCGGCTCCATTTTGGACATTGGCACATGGCGCGGCCAGACTGCCGTGCTGTGCGAGAACCTCCGGGCCATCTACGAACCTCTGCATCTCAATCGTCGGATTGCCTGTTTCGACACGTTCGAGGGCTATGTCGGCTTCTCCGACAAGGATGCTCCGTCCGAGCTGCATCGCGACGGCACCTATGGCGTCGGAGGCGAGGAATATGCTTTCTATCTCGCTGAATTGCTGAAGCTGCATGAACAGTCCAACGCCATGGGAAACAATTTCGACAAGCACAAGGTGATTAAGGGAGACTGCTGCGAGACTATCCCGCAATATTTTTCTGACAATCCCCATGAATTTGTGGCGCTTGCCTTTTTCGATGTGAATTCTTATCAGCCGTCGCTCGAAGCCTTCGAGGTTGTTTGGCAGCGGATGGTACCCGGCGGCATTGCTGCTTTCTGGCAGTTGACCAGAAATGTCATTCCGGCT of Rhizobium sp. BT04 contains these proteins:
- a CDS encoding glycosyltransferase family 2 protein produces the protein MNYSIVVPIYGDGGLAGDLCVEVQRVMRAFTGREDLGAILELIFVNDGSRDNSLELLLPLQAEFDFVKIIDLSRNFGQHIAIACGFREAVGDVIIRMNVDMQDHPDQIPTLLEHMAATKADIVIGQYEQRESPLVNRITARLYYSFFRIMTGLDSPQNTSPLRVLSRRYVNAYNCLTEKTRFPQGLDQWLGFSPRYTRIAHRERLKGRSSYNFWSRLRLGLDGLLYFSERPLIIMMSLGLLLSAFGAMMGVLLVMMRLFLTSIEPGFTSLAAIGLFAFGVQLICLGVVGFYVGKIFKEVQNRPLYIIKDRFWS
- a CDS encoding TylF/MycF/NovP-related O-methyltransferase; amino-acid sequence: MSHESTSISYSPSTSIDARHKIFELQKTYPATPEEKERSPGLFLRGSLLARILAIRDIYVQIVDIPGSILDIGTWRGQTAVLCENLRAIYEPLHLNRRIACFDTFEGYVGFSDKDAPSELHRDGTYGVGGEEYAFYLAELLKLHEQSNAMGNNFDKHKVIKGDCCETIPQYFSDNPHEFVALAFFDVNSYQPSLEAFEVVWQRMVPGGIAAFWQLTRNVIPAEGRVYAENIIGRYGHSLHRCPTYPGLCYLKKI